A genome region from Phoenix dactylifera cultivar Barhee BC4 chromosome 18, palm_55x_up_171113_PBpolish2nd_filt_p, whole genome shotgun sequence includes the following:
- the LOC103722667 gene encoding mediator of RNA polymerase II transcription subunit 4 produces the protein MQSHTPPVMPSPARLGLTNAHSPSLPPNPGHNPNPNPNPKPAPSSSVSSSATAPTAGHHHPVTAATTTSSALLSLLPPLPRGQALLAQMASLATKLFDVSPHRAHWLASFRGSLPSFLPSASASATPLSSSCSSSTSAAPSSAKEVVALFTALQTQIFESVAELQEILDLQDSCLKIAGEIRAKDSTLLSFTKKIREAEQVLDQLVDDYSDYRRDPKRPKSDKDSFDSGYSTSLRSSLDLQEILSYAHRISYTTFAPPEHGAGLAPLRGALPPAPQENEMRASQLYHFADLDVGVPKKAPEAKERVADALAEVPLMEPTPPREEVPVPIPPPMLPITVPPGWRKGMPVELPSELPPPPPGWKPGDPITLPLDGVVVGNREEQRVGGVPGIPGMPAPPPKAPEAIQVKYVQLDINPDQDDYSSDYSSDVGSSDEDDED, from the coding sequence ATGCAGAGCCACACTCCGCCGGTGATGCCGTCACCGGCTAGGCTCGGCCTGACCAACGCccactccccctccctccctccaaaCCCCGGTCACAACCCTaatcctaaccctaaccctaaacccgctccctcctcctcggtctcctcctccgccaccgccCCCACCGCTGGCCACCACCACCCGGTCACCGCCGCTaccaccacctcctccgcccttctctccctcctccctcctcttccccgcggccaggccctcctcgccCAGATGGCCTCCCTCGCCACCAAGCTATTCGACGTCTCCCCCCACCGCGCCCACTGGCTCGCCTCCTTCCGCGGCTCCCTCCCCTCCTTCCTCCCCTCTGCCTCGGCCTCCGCcacccccctctcctcctcctgctcctcctccacctctgcGGCCCCCTCGTCCGCCAAGGAGGTCGTCGCCCTCTTCACCGCCCTTCAAACCCAGATCTTCGAATCTGTCGCCGAGCTCCAGGAGATCCTTGACCTCCAGGACTCCTGCCTCAAGATCGCTGGCGAGATCCGTGCCAAGGactccaccctcctctccttcaCCAAAAAGATCCGAGAAGCCGAGCAGGTGCTCGACCAATTGGTCGACGACTACTCCGACTACCGCCGCGACCCCAAGCGCCCCAAATCCGACAAGGATTCCTTCGATTCCGGCTACTCCACTTCTCTCCGTTCCTCATTAGATCTCCAGGAGATCCTTTCCTACGCCCATCGGATTAGTTACACCACATTCGCCCCGCCGGAGCACGGCGCCGGGCTGGCCCCTCTACGTGGCGCCCTCCCTCCGGCGCCGCAGGAGAACGAGATGCGTGCTTCACAACTCTACCACTTTGCTGACCTGGACGTCGGGGTGCCAAAGAAGGCGCCGGAGGCGAAGGAGAGGGTGGCGGACGCCCTGGCGGAGGTGCCGCTGATGGAGCCGACCCCGCCGAGGGAAGAGGTCCCGGTGCCTATTCCGCCGCCAATGCTGCCGATTACTGTTCCGCCTGGGTGGAGGAAAGGGATGCCGGTGGAGCTGCCGAGCGAGCTCCCGCCGCCCCCACCTGGATGGAAGCCTGGGGACCCCATCACTTTGCCGTTGGATGGGGTTGTGGTTGGTAATAGGGAGGAGCAGCGGGTTGGTGGGGTTCCGGGAATACCTGGCATGCCTGCACCGCCGCCAAAGGCGCCGGAGGCGATACAGGTCAAGTATGTGCAGCTTGATATCAATCCAGACCAGGATGATTACAGTAGCGATTATAGCAGTGATGTGGGGAGCTCGGACGAGGATGATGAAGATTGA